A genomic segment from Anabas testudineus chromosome 6, fAnaTes1.2, whole genome shotgun sequence encodes:
- the znf710a gene encoding zinc finger protein 710a isoform X1 has product MRSLKHLKHHSRNNVKEESSRLVRSYPKMTEGQVDVGTQTEPVVVLSLAQAAVLGLISQNEIFGATIAPNGFYTGEPRECPPPPPEAMEYEYADQLIGANGDYLAEPAGEPEPQPHCSERRRPGPRGRTKRPRTDVELESHPHKVPSPHAQIKGERLESDTPPSCIHMNSRLTPGKSEDSVTQQGSLKEEQACGNCPSCVRDTPRPQTDRQPEQEQEETIGREKERKEEELVVEEEEEEQALNLKTSGDNGSPLENRYYESNEVAYESADMSLPGEYEENGQAMLWSDPEGLARRMQIDRLDINVQIDESYCVDVGEGLKRWKCRMCEKSYTSKYNLVTHILGHNGIKPHECLHCGKLFKQPSHLQTHLLTHQGTRPHKCTVCEKAFTQTSHLKRHMLQHSDVKPYSCRFCGRGFAYPSELRTHENKHENGQCHVCTQCGLEFPTYAHLKRHLTSHQGPTTYQCTECHKSFAYRSQLQNHLMKHQNVRPYVCPECGMEFVQIHHLRQHALTHKVLAAHALALKGMKEFKCDVCSREFTLSANLKRHMLIHASVRPFQCHVCFKTFVQKQTLKTHMIVHLPVKPFKCKVCGKSFNRMYNLLGHMHLHAGSKPFKCPYCTSKFNLKGNLSRHMKVKHGIMDTSIDGQEPPQDTEGQEDYEEESFEFSERENRANNNNTPDVAKLSQMEYYSTYGKGAGRFSTA; this is encoded by the exons ATGAGATCCCTGAAACACCTCAAACATCACTCCAGGAACAATGTG aaGGAGGAGAGTAGTCGCTTAGTGCGAAGCTACCCCAAGATGACTGAGGGCCAAGTGGATGTGGGCACGCAGACAGAGCCTGTGGTGGTGCTATCTCTGGCTCAGGCAGCCGTTCTTGGCCTCATCTCCCAGAATGAAATCTTTGGGGCCACCATCGCTCCTAACGGTTTTTACACTGGAGAGCCCAGAGagtgtcctcctcctccacctgagGCAATGGAGTATGAGTACGCTGACCAGCTGATAGGGGCCAACGGGGATTACCTGGCTGAGCCTGCTGGGGAGCCGGAGCCCCAGCCCCACTGCAGTGAAAGAAGACGGCCTGGGCCCCGCGGGAGGACCAAGAGGCCCAGGACTGACGTTGAGTTAGAGAGTCACCCACACAAAGTACCAAGTCCACACGCTCAGATTAAAGGTGAAAGACTTGAGTCTGATACCCCTCCCTCCTGTATCCACATGAACAGCAGGCTTACTCCTGGCAAGTCGGAGGATTCAGTCACCCAACAAGGGTCTCTGAAAGAGGAGCAGGCCTGCGGAAATTGTCCCTCATGTGTGAGAGATACACCCAGgccacaaacagacagacaaccaGAACAGGAACAAGAAGAAACGAttggcagagaaaaagagaggaaggaagaagagTTGGTggtagaggaggaagaagaggagcaggcaTTAAACCTCAAGACAAGTGGAGATAATGGCAGTCCTCTGGAGAACCGCTATTATGAGTCCAATGAGGTGGCCTATGAATCAGCTGACATGTCTCTGCCAGGAGAATACGAGGAGAATGGCCAGGCCATGCTGTGGTCGGACCCAGAGGGCCTCGCTAGGCGAATGCAGATTGACCGACTGGACATCAACGTACAGATTGACGAATCTTACTGCGTCGACGTGGGAGAGGGCCTGAAACGCTGGAAGTGCCGCATGTGTGAAAAATCCTACACATCAAAATACAACCTTGTCACACACATTCTGGGCCATAACGGAATTAAGCCACACGAATGTCTACACTGTGGAAAGCTCTTCAAGCAGCCGAGCCACCTACAGACGCACCTGCTAACCCACCAGGGAACCCGACCTCACAAGTGCACCGTTTGTGAGAAGGCTTTCACGCAGACCAGCCACCTGAAGAGGCACATGCTGCAGCACTCAGATGTTAAGCCCTACAGCTGTCGCTTCTGTGGCCGCGGCTTCGCCTACCCCAGTGAACTGAGGACCCACGAGAACAAGCACGAGAATGGTCAGTGCCACGTCTGCACCCAGTGTGGTCTGGAGTTCCCGACATACGCCCACCTGAAGCGCCACCTGACCAGCCATCAGGGTCCGACCACGTACCAGTGCACCGAGTGCCACAAGTCGTTTGCCTACCGCAGCCAGCTGCAGAACCACCTGATGAAGCACCAGAATGTGCGGCCCTACGTTTGCCCCGAGTGTGGCATGGAGTTTGTCCAGATCCACCATCTCAGACAGCACGCTCTCACTCACAAGGTACTGGCAGCGCACGCCCTCGCACTTAAG GGTATGAAAGAATTCAAATGTGATGTCTGCTCCCGAGAGTTCACGCTGTCTGCCAACCTGAAGAGACACATGTTGATCCATGCCAGTGTGAGGCCCTTTCAGTGCCACGTGTGCTTCAAGACTTTTGTCCAGAAGCAGACTCTTAAAACGCACATGATTGTTCACCTGCCAGTCAAGCCTTTCAAATGCAAG GTGTGTGGGAAGTCGTTCAACAGAATGTACAACCTCCTCGGCCACATGCACCTCCACGCCGGCAGCAAGCCCTTCAAGTGCCCTTACTGCACCAGCAAGTTCAACCTGAAGGGCAACCTCAGCCGACACATGAAGGTCAAACACGGCATTATGGACACCTCAATAGATGGACAAG aACCTCCGCAGGACACAGAAGGCCAGGAGGACTACGAGGAGGAGAGCTTTGAATTCAGCGAGCGAGAAAACCGGgcgaacaacaacaacacaccagACGTTGCTAAACTATCTCAAATGGAGTACTACAGCACCTATGGGAAGGGCGCAGGGCGCTTCAGCACTGcatga
- the znf710a gene encoding zinc finger protein 710a isoform X2 yields the protein MRSLKHLKHHSRNNVKEESSRLVRSYPKMTEGQVDVGTQTEPVVVLSLAQAAVLGLISQNEIFGATIAPNGFYTGEPRECPPPPPEAMEYEYADQLIGANGDYLAEPAGEPEPQPHCSERRRPGPRGRTKRPRTDVELESHPHKVPSPHAQIKGERLESDTPPSCIHMNSRLTPGKSEDSVTQQGSLKEEQACGNCPSCVRDTPRPQTDRQPEQEQEETIGREKERKEEELVVEEEEEEQALNLKTSGDNGSPLENRYYESNEVAYESADMSLPGEYEENGQAMLWSDPEGLARRMQIDRLDINVQIDESYCVDVGEGLKRWKCRMCEKSYTSKYNLVTHILGHNGIKPHECLHCGKLFKQPSHLQTHLLTHQGTRPHKCTVCEKAFTQTSHLKRHMLQHSDVKPYSCRFCGRGFAYPSELRTHENKHENGQCHVCTQCGLEFPTYAHLKRHLTSHQGPTTYQCTECHKSFAYRSQLQNHLMKHQNVRPYVCPECGMEFVQIHHLRQHALTHKGMKEFKCDVCSREFTLSANLKRHMLIHASVRPFQCHVCFKTFVQKQTLKTHMIVHLPVKPFKCKVCGKSFNRMYNLLGHMHLHAGSKPFKCPYCTSKFNLKGNLSRHMKVKHGIMDTSIDGQEPPQDTEGQEDYEEESFEFSERENRANNNNTPDVAKLSQMEYYSTYGKGAGRFSTA from the exons ATGAGATCCCTGAAACACCTCAAACATCACTCCAGGAACAATGTG aaGGAGGAGAGTAGTCGCTTAGTGCGAAGCTACCCCAAGATGACTGAGGGCCAAGTGGATGTGGGCACGCAGACAGAGCCTGTGGTGGTGCTATCTCTGGCTCAGGCAGCCGTTCTTGGCCTCATCTCCCAGAATGAAATCTTTGGGGCCACCATCGCTCCTAACGGTTTTTACACTGGAGAGCCCAGAGagtgtcctcctcctccacctgagGCAATGGAGTATGAGTACGCTGACCAGCTGATAGGGGCCAACGGGGATTACCTGGCTGAGCCTGCTGGGGAGCCGGAGCCCCAGCCCCACTGCAGTGAAAGAAGACGGCCTGGGCCCCGCGGGAGGACCAAGAGGCCCAGGACTGACGTTGAGTTAGAGAGTCACCCACACAAAGTACCAAGTCCACACGCTCAGATTAAAGGTGAAAGACTTGAGTCTGATACCCCTCCCTCCTGTATCCACATGAACAGCAGGCTTACTCCTGGCAAGTCGGAGGATTCAGTCACCCAACAAGGGTCTCTGAAAGAGGAGCAGGCCTGCGGAAATTGTCCCTCATGTGTGAGAGATACACCCAGgccacaaacagacagacaaccaGAACAGGAACAAGAAGAAACGAttggcagagaaaaagagaggaaggaagaagagTTGGTggtagaggaggaagaagaggagcaggcaTTAAACCTCAAGACAAGTGGAGATAATGGCAGTCCTCTGGAGAACCGCTATTATGAGTCCAATGAGGTGGCCTATGAATCAGCTGACATGTCTCTGCCAGGAGAATACGAGGAGAATGGCCAGGCCATGCTGTGGTCGGACCCAGAGGGCCTCGCTAGGCGAATGCAGATTGACCGACTGGACATCAACGTACAGATTGACGAATCTTACTGCGTCGACGTGGGAGAGGGCCTGAAACGCTGGAAGTGCCGCATGTGTGAAAAATCCTACACATCAAAATACAACCTTGTCACACACATTCTGGGCCATAACGGAATTAAGCCACACGAATGTCTACACTGTGGAAAGCTCTTCAAGCAGCCGAGCCACCTACAGACGCACCTGCTAACCCACCAGGGAACCCGACCTCACAAGTGCACCGTTTGTGAGAAGGCTTTCACGCAGACCAGCCACCTGAAGAGGCACATGCTGCAGCACTCAGATGTTAAGCCCTACAGCTGTCGCTTCTGTGGCCGCGGCTTCGCCTACCCCAGTGAACTGAGGACCCACGAGAACAAGCACGAGAATGGTCAGTGCCACGTCTGCACCCAGTGTGGTCTGGAGTTCCCGACATACGCCCACCTGAAGCGCCACCTGACCAGCCATCAGGGTCCGACCACGTACCAGTGCACCGAGTGCCACAAGTCGTTTGCCTACCGCAGCCAGCTGCAGAACCACCTGATGAAGCACCAGAATGTGCGGCCCTACGTTTGCCCCGAGTGTGGCATGGAGTTTGTCCAGATCCACCATCTCAGACAGCACGCTCTCACTCACAAG GGTATGAAAGAATTCAAATGTGATGTCTGCTCCCGAGAGTTCACGCTGTCTGCCAACCTGAAGAGACACATGTTGATCCATGCCAGTGTGAGGCCCTTTCAGTGCCACGTGTGCTTCAAGACTTTTGTCCAGAAGCAGACTCTTAAAACGCACATGATTGTTCACCTGCCAGTCAAGCCTTTCAAATGCAAG GTGTGTGGGAAGTCGTTCAACAGAATGTACAACCTCCTCGGCCACATGCACCTCCACGCCGGCAGCAAGCCCTTCAAGTGCCCTTACTGCACCAGCAAGTTCAACCTGAAGGGCAACCTCAGCCGACACATGAAGGTCAAACACGGCATTATGGACACCTCAATAGATGGACAAG aACCTCCGCAGGACACAGAAGGCCAGGAGGACTACGAGGAGGAGAGCTTTGAATTCAGCGAGCGAGAAAACCGGgcgaacaacaacaacacaccagACGTTGCTAAACTATCTCAAATGGAGTACTACAGCACCTATGGGAAGGGCGCAGGGCGCTTCAGCACTGcatga